The Methanohalophilus portucalensis genome window below encodes:
- a CDS encoding CHAD domain-containing protein — MGSGKSLIIGLFAVIAGATLGIGGAVALMLMELNRYSPAGEILVTMGAFATGLALIMLGLNLLIKQEIGYTVVSAILYAIIIGGFISLYPEKWIYPNVSYIALGYLATTLFLIARIFKEMLTHLLEIKQHKLKNNPKNNSFFIALAQLIMMELTGNQEEEDQSKIGGEYIMNQDNEELKVTEELKEKPIEIAPEEEKEDSKKSKNKNEIQTDDTMAEAARKIFQKHFKKMQKHEMGTKVGRDIEELHDMRVAAMRIKAGFEVLNPYLDMKELGGYLKGIKRTRKALGNVRDMDVFLERIDHYCDELPEERKGELDFLKDNIEIERAKERGNMLEYLDGKRYNRFKKKFEDALGKKKYWKMENENSKGTPRPTSVREVFPTLVYGQYANVLAYEDKVGPDPHEAPLEVLHRLRIDVKILRYTFEFFQEVLGDEAKQTIKRLKSLQDNLGDMHDAAVAVELLNGFKESGHWGDKSTSDGEGKNNAVDGHIDAFIHYKEEEIKKLRDEFPAEWESITGPEFGKMFAESIAGMYSKKI, encoded by the coding sequence ATGGGCTCGGGTAAATCATTAATAATTGGTCTTTTTGCAGTAATAGCAGGCGCAACACTGGGAATCGGGGGCGCTGTGGCCCTTATGCTGATGGAATTGAACCGTTATTCTCCGGCAGGGGAAATACTGGTGACCATGGGCGCATTTGCAACGGGGCTCGCGCTCATAATGCTGGGATTGAATCTATTAATAAAACAGGAAATCGGTTACACCGTGGTAAGTGCCATCCTATACGCAATCATTATAGGCGGTTTTATTTCCCTCTATCCTGAAAAATGGATATATCCAAACGTGTCCTATATTGCACTGGGGTATCTAGCCACTACACTCTTTCTTATAGCAAGGATCTTCAAAGAAATGCTTACTCATCTTTTAGAGATCAAACAACATAAATTAAAAAACAACCCTAAAAATAATTCATTTTTTATTGCCCTGGCCCAACTTATAATGATGGAACTTACAGGTAATCAAGAGGAAGAAGACCAAAGCAAGATTGGGGGAGAATACATTATGAATCAGGATAACGAAGAACTAAAAGTTACAGAGGAGCTGAAAGAAAAGCCAATAGAAATCGCTCCCGAAGAAGAAAAAGAAGATAGCAAAAAATCAAAAAATAAGAATGAAATCCAAACCGATGACACAATGGCCGAAGCCGCCCGCAAGATCTTCCAGAAACATTTCAAGAAAATGCAAAAGCATGAAATGGGAACAAAAGTCGGCAGGGACATAGAAGAGCTACATGACATGCGCGTGGCTGCCATGCGTATCAAAGCCGGTTTTGAAGTCCTCAATCCCTACCTTGACATGAAAGAACTTGGCGGATATCTTAAAGGAATAAAACGTACCCGCAAAGCACTCGGTAATGTAAGGGACATGGACGTATTCCTTGAACGTATTGACCACTATTGTGATGAGTTACCAGAAGAACGTAAAGGGGAACTCGATTTCCTGAAAGACAACATCGAGATCGAAAGGGCCAAAGAAAGAGGGAATATGCTGGAATATCTGGATGGCAAAAGGTACAACAGGTTCAAGAAAAAGTTTGAGGATGCCCTGGGGAAAAAGAAGTACTGGAAAATGGAAAATGAAAACAGTAAAGGCACACCACGCCCCACCAGTGTACGAGAAGTATTTCCCACACTTGTTTATGGCCAATATGCAAATGTCCTTGCCTATGAAGACAAAGTAGGTCCCGACCCCCATGAAGCACCTTTGGAAGTACTACACAGATTACGCATCGATGTGAAAATCCTGCGTTATACCTTTGAATTCTTCCAGGAAGTACTGGGAGATGAAGCCAAACAGACAATAAAGCGGCTGAAAAGTCTTCAGGATAATTTGGGAGACATGCACGATGCAGCCGTTGCTGTCGAACTGCTGAACGGGTTCAAGGAAAGTGGACACTGGGGAGACAAAAGTACCTCCGATGGAGAAGGGAAAAACAATGCTGTTGATGGCCACATTGATGCATTCATCCATTACAAAGAAGAAGAAATAAAAAAACTGCGGGATGAATTCCCTGCTGAATGGGAAAGTATTACCGGACCGGAATTTGGTAAGATGTTTGCAGAATCCATTGCAGGAATGTATTCAAAGAAAATCTGA
- the ppk1 gene encoding polyphosphate kinase 1, with the protein MKRESLKYINREISWLSFNERVLQEAADTRVPLMERLKFLGIFSSNLDEFFSVRVGTIRRMIDADINEKVMFGGSPREVLQKIQSTVLTLQNDFDDVFKEISKELQKNKIYILDENNLKDYHKNYISEYFKQKIHSLLVPLMLNEKKKFPYLKNHVIYLAIHMYRKEDPADYKYALIEVPADIIPRYISLPSKDDKKYVIILDDIIRFGLKDIFAIFNYDRIDAYTIKLTRDAELDFEEDVTKSFFEKVMKSLEERKRGLPVRFVYDREIPEHLLNFILRKSKMNNFENLIPGSRYHNARDFMDFPRMGMEDLGYQNSPPLTHPSIEAHTSILKAIKRKDILLHYPYQSFDYMIDLLREAAIDPMVTSIKITLYRVAKNSKVINALTNAIKNGKKVTVVMELQARFDEKANIYWTQMLEDAGAILIDGVPGLKVHAKLCQIERKEGDESVSYSAVATGNFNESTARLYSDHCLLTFNSQINEEISNLFEFFEHNYKVYDYQHLLVAPHQLRKKYLNLIRKETENASRGKEAFICAKMNSLVDKEMIDALYEANNAGVKIDLIIRGICSLVPGVEGQSENISAISIVDKYLEHSRIFVFCNEGDTKYYISSADWMVRNLDKRVEVATPIYDPDIQKELWDFMKMQFNDRKKARIINEKQDNPYLISVDDQEIRCQDEIYDYLARKTGQANK; encoded by the coding sequence ATGAAAAGAGAATCACTTAAATATATCAATCGGGAAATTAGCTGGCTGTCCTTCAATGAAAGAGTATTGCAAGAAGCTGCCGATACCCGTGTACCCCTGATGGAAAGGCTGAAGTTCCTGGGCATCTTTTCATCAAACCTTGACGAATTTTTCAGTGTACGTGTGGGAACAATCAGAAGAATGATTGATGCCGACATTAATGAAAAAGTGATGTTTGGAGGATCCCCCAGAGAAGTGTTGCAAAAAATACAGAGTACAGTTCTCACTTTGCAAAATGATTTTGACGATGTATTCAAGGAAATTAGTAAGGAACTCCAGAAGAATAAGATATACATACTTGATGAAAATAACCTCAAGGATTATCATAAAAACTACATTTCAGAGTATTTCAAACAAAAGATTCACTCTTTGCTTGTTCCCTTAATGCTCAATGAAAAGAAAAAGTTCCCCTACCTAAAAAATCATGTAATATATCTTGCAATTCATATGTACAGGAAAGAGGATCCTGCAGATTATAAATATGCCCTGATAGAAGTTCCTGCCGATATTATACCCAGATATATCAGCCTGCCTTCAAAAGATGACAAGAAATATGTTATAATCCTGGATGATATCATAAGGTTTGGCCTGAAAGATATTTTTGCAATATTTAACTATGACAGGATCGACGCTTATACAATAAAACTTACAAGGGATGCTGAGCTCGATTTTGAAGAAGATGTAACAAAAAGTTTCTTTGAAAAAGTGATGAAGAGTCTTGAAGAAAGAAAACGTGGACTGCCTGTAAGATTTGTATACGACAGGGAAATTCCCGAGCACTTGCTTAACTTTATCCTCAGAAAAAGCAAAATGAATAATTTTGAGAACCTGATTCCCGGAAGTCGCTACCATAACGCCAGAGATTTCATGGATTTCCCGCGCATGGGAATGGAAGATCTTGGATACCAGAATTCGCCTCCGTTGACACACCCCTCGATCGAGGCACATACAAGTATCTTAAAAGCAATCAAAAGAAAAGATATTCTTCTCCACTATCCATACCAATCTTTTGATTATATGATAGACCTGCTCAGGGAAGCGGCTATTGACCCGATGGTCACCTCGATAAAAATTACCCTGTACAGGGTTGCAAAGAACTCAAAAGTTATCAATGCCCTGACAAACGCCATCAAAAATGGCAAAAAAGTAACAGTAGTAATGGAATTACAGGCCAGGTTCGATGAAAAAGCCAATATTTACTGGACGCAAATGCTGGAAGATGCCGGTGCTATCTTAATTGACGGTGTACCGGGATTGAAGGTGCATGCCAAACTCTGCCAGATAGAACGCAAAGAAGGGGACGAATCTGTTTCTTATAGTGCCGTGGCAACAGGTAATTTCAATGAATCAACCGCGAGATTATACAGTGACCACTGTCTTCTTACCTTTAACAGTCAAATCAATGAAGAAATTAGCAACTTATTTGAATTTTTTGAACATAACTACAAAGTTTATGATTACCAGCATTTGCTGGTAGCTCCCCACCAGCTTAGAAAGAAATATTTGAACCTTATTCGAAAGGAAACAGAAAATGCATCCAGAGGAAAGGAGGCATTCATCTGTGCAAAAATGAATAGTCTTGTGGACAAGGAAATGATCGATGCACTCTATGAAGCAAACAATGCAGGCGTTAAGATAGATCTGATAATTAGAGGCATCTGCTCCCTTGTGCCCGGAGTTGAAGGACAGAGTGAAAACATCAGTGCCATTAGTATTGTAGATAAATATCTGGAACATTCAAGAATTTTTGTATTTTGCAATGAAGGGGATACTAAATACTATATTTCATCTGCTGACTGGATGGTACGCAATCTTGACAAAAGAGTAGAAGTTGCCACCCCCATATATGATCCGGATATACAGAAAGAACTCTGGGACTTCATGAAAATGCAGTTCAATGACAGGAAAAAAGCAAGGATCATCAATGAGAAACAGGACAATCCCTACCTGATAAGTGTTGACGATCAAGAAATCAGATGCCAGGATGAAATATATGATTATCTGGCCAGAAAGACCGGGCAGGCTAATAAATGA
- a CDS encoding Ppx/GppA phosphatase family protein: MKFAAIDVGSNAIRLLFSRVEDETGQPFFEKVSLLRIPLRLGDDAFINKKISEEKADKLVELMQAFRHLINVYQPIEYMAYATSAMRESKNHKKIVNRIKKECDIDLQVIEGKREAKVIYSNHIEKILDKNGSYLYIDVGGGSTEITFFKGKHAVRSRSFNIGTIRIKEGLVPKRNWKRMKKWIKDTLEGEDNVCAIGTGGNINKLFKHAGKKEGKPLKYKKLKNTANYLGKFTVEERIIKFNMKPDRADVIVPASKVYLSAMKWGNINKIYVPKIGLVDGMVHVMYKKHKENFV; this comes from the coding sequence ATGAAATTCGCTGCTATTGATGTAGGATCCAATGCTATCAGACTCCTGTTTTCAAGGGTGGAGGATGAAACGGGCCAGCCCTTTTTTGAAAAGGTGTCCTTGCTCAGGATACCCCTTAGGCTTGGTGATGATGCATTCATCAACAAGAAAATATCTGAAGAAAAAGCCGACAAACTTGTAGAATTAATGCAGGCTTTCAGACACCTCATAAATGTCTACCAGCCTATAGAATACATGGCTTATGCAACATCGGCAATGCGAGAGTCAAAAAATCACAAAAAAATAGTAAACCGGATCAAAAAAGAATGTGATATCGATTTGCAGGTCATTGAAGGAAAAAGGGAAGCAAAGGTAATTTATTCCAATCATATAGAAAAAATACTGGACAAGAATGGATCCTACCTATACATAGATGTAGGAGGAGGAAGTACCGAAATTACTTTTTTTAAGGGAAAACATGCAGTCAGATCCCGCTCTTTTAACATTGGAACAATCCGGATAAAAGAAGGGTTGGTGCCAAAGAGGAATTGGAAGAGAATGAAAAAATGGATCAAAGACACTCTTGAAGGGGAAGATAATGTTTGCGCAATCGGTACTGGAGGAAATATAAACAAGTTATTCAAACATGCCGGAAAAAAGGAAGGAAAACCTCTGAAATATAAAAAACTCAAAAACACGGCAAATTATCTGGGCAAGTTTACTGTTGAAGAGCGCATAATAAAATTCAATATGAAACCGGATCGTGCTGATGTAATCGTACCGGCATCAAAGGTTTACCTATCAGCTATGAAGTGGGGAAATATCAATAAAATCTATGTGCCAAAGATTGGCCTTGTCGATGGTATGGTCCATGTAATGTACAAAAAACATAAAGAAAATTTTGTCTGA
- the pap gene encoding polyphosphate:AMP phosphotransferase, which translates to MLEKVDLSKRIDDKEYKDLVDKLEIKMGELQRKSWKMQLPIIVVFEGWHASGMSDIINRFILPMDPRGFRFHTATSPTDEEKLRPLLWRFWTKVPARGQVAIFDRSWYRRAIIEHIEKNNGKGLERCLQGIRSFERQLADDGYLIIKFFLHISKEKQQQRFKELEKNNGDLFIVGEDEVDYANEYETYLHTVEKILENTDSFRAPWTIVEANNRNFATVKIMTAFINAMEDKLKEVDYKSVTETTVDLFPKEDLPGIPSLKTSILARTDMEKTIDKKEYKKKKKDYQERLRHLQYELLKRQIPVIIIYEGWDASGKGGNIRRLAHRLNPRLYSVIPIGAPNDYEVSRHYLWRFLKEIPPAGRIAIFDRSWYGRVMVERVEQLCTENEWKRAYREINEFEAMLTDWNAVVVKFWLHIDQETQFERFQKRSETPHKQWKITQEDWRNRENWDAYREAVDEMLEKTSTTYAPWTIVEGNDKKYARIKAMKTVTEAIEEKLKS; encoded by the coding sequence ATGCTGGAAAAAGTTGATCTCTCAAAAAGAATAGATGATAAGGAGTACAAGGATTTAGTCGATAAACTTGAGATCAAAATGGGGGAATTACAGCGCAAGAGCTGGAAAATGCAGCTTCCCATAATTGTTGTCTTCGAAGGCTGGCATGCTTCGGGTATGAGTGATATAATAAACCGTTTCATTCTTCCCATGGACCCCAGGGGATTCCGTTTCCATACAGCTACCAGTCCCACAGATGAGGAAAAACTCCGGCCGCTTTTGTGGCGATTCTGGACCAAAGTTCCTGCCCGTGGCCAGGTGGCAATCTTTGATCGCAGCTGGTACAGGCGAGCAATTATAGAACATATTGAAAAAAACAATGGAAAGGGACTTGAAAGATGCCTGCAGGGAATCAGGAGTTTTGAGAGGCAACTTGCAGACGATGGTTACCTTATAATCAAGTTCTTCCTGCACATAAGCAAAGAAAAACAGCAACAGCGATTTAAAGAACTGGAAAAGAATAATGGGGATCTTTTTATTGTGGGGGAAGATGAGGTGGATTATGCAAATGAATACGAAACCTATCTTCACACCGTAGAAAAAATCCTGGAAAACACGGATTCTTTCAGGGCCCCCTGGACAATTGTAGAAGCAAATAACAGGAATTTTGCCACTGTCAAGATCATGACGGCTTTTATAAATGCAATGGAAGATAAACTCAAAGAGGTAGATTATAAATCCGTTACTGAAACTACTGTGGACCTCTTTCCTAAAGAGGATTTACCGGGAATACCATCCCTTAAAACTTCTATACTGGCACGCACCGATATGGAAAAAACTATCGATAAAAAGGAATATAAAAAGAAGAAGAAAGACTATCAGGAACGTTTGAGGCATTTGCAATATGAACTGTTGAAGCGCCAGATTCCTGTAATTATTATTTATGAAGGCTGGGATGCATCAGGTAAAGGGGGTAATATCCGGAGGCTTGCTCACCGGCTCAATCCACGTCTCTATTCAGTTATTCCCATTGGCGCTCCCAATGATTATGAGGTCTCGCGTCATTATCTCTGGAGGTTCTTAAAGGAAATTCCACCCGCCGGTAGAATTGCTATTTTTGATCGTAGCTGGTATGGCAGGGTCATGGTGGAACGGGTAGAACAGCTATGCACGGAAAACGAGTGGAAACGTGCTTATCGGGAGATTAATGAATTTGAAGCGATGCTTACTGACTGGAATGCTGTAGTTGTTAAGTTCTGGTTGCATATAGATCAGGAGACCCAGTTTGAAAGGTTCCAGAAAAGGAGTGAAACACCTCACAAACAATGGAAAATCACTCAAGAGGATTGGCGAAACCGTGAAAATTGGGATGCCTATCGTGAAGCTGTAGATGAGATGCTTGAAAAAACAAGCACTACTTATGCCCCCTGGACAATTGTGGAAGGTAACGATAAAAAATATGCCCGTATAAAGGCCATGAAAACCGTCACGGAAGCAATTGAAGAAAAACTTAAAAGTTAA
- a CDS encoding DNA polymerase ligase N-terminal domain-containing protein — MLEEYRKKRDFDRTSEPEAKETSRSDEPIFVIQKHDASNLHYDLRLEIDGVLKSWAVPKQPPKKAGIKRLAIQTEDHPMEYADFEGEIPEGQYGAGKVEIWDRGNYEAKKIEEKEIVFTLKGKQLTGDYVLVKTKYGKNNKGWLFFKMKAEN, encoded by the coding sequence ATGCTAGAAGAATACAGGAAAAAAAGAGATTTCGACAGGACATCTGAACCTGAAGCCAAAGAGACTTCCAGATCCGATGAACCTATTTTTGTAATACAGAAACATGACGCCAGCAATCTGCATTACGATCTCAGGCTAGAGATTGATGGCGTACTGAAAAGCTGGGCAGTTCCCAAACAACCTCCAAAAAAAGCCGGAATCAAGAGACTTGCCATACAGACGGAAGACCATCCAATGGAATATGCCGATTTTGAGGGAGAAATACCTGAAGGACAATACGGAGCCGGCAAAGTTGAAATATGGGACAGGGGGAACTACGAAGCAAAAAAGATTGAAGAAAAGGAAATCGTCTTCACACTAAAAGGAAAACAATTGACTGGTGACTATGTTCTTGTTAAGACGAAGTACGGCAAGAACAATAAGGGCTGGTTATTTTTCAAAATGAAAGCAGAAAACTGA
- a CDS encoding hydantoinase/oxoprolinase family protein: MQYSLGIDAGGTYTDAVLIRNRDGKVVDSAKSLTTYPDLIMGIHNVLGLLNREYMENINLVSVSTTLSTNTLLEKTGASASLILIGDHPLERELAAENYVFIAGGHDQNGEESSPLDMKKVEEYIKKVQSNVSVFAVSGYFGTRNPEHELKVKDKILKLTGKPVVCGHELSQELGAYERAVTALLNAQLIPVTTKFIRSVIHEIEKLGIQEKMLMLRCDGSVVNIEDALHRPIETIFSGPAASLVGASYLADLNTCAVMDVGGTSTDVSAIYKGLPELKAEGATVGGWKTRVKAIDMETSAMGGDSHIWITKKSINIGPRRVIPLCVAATHHPQLMEILSKQAPTFRVMENENFQPTRFFMKNQSDHQHINPQEKEILDLLDEQPVSIQTISHQLNGMPSANVLDSLIQKRLVQAIGFTPTDALHVLGDYTEWNVEASEKGAEMLSKLLRKNKVEFCKNIKEMFAKNMSRELIHFLLPDVDEKVIMDILNGKYPARLNLDIPVVLVGGPVKAYVDEIQKILIADIKVPESFEVGNAVGALMGKGIKRVDIMIRPHSLQRPEEDFLVFAPGQRRQFKKYVDALDFARKTGEDTVKAYMNKCRIDSDRVKITFEKKTVVPDGWHHPPMETRLIVMGVGTPNIG; this comes from the coding sequence ATGCAATACAGTCTGGGAATTGATGCTGGCGGAACGTACACGGATGCAGTTCTTATCCGTAACCGGGACGGGAAAGTCGTAGACAGTGCTAAATCCCTTACTACCTATCCGGATCTCATTATGGGCATACATAATGTCCTGGGATTGCTGAACAGGGAATATATGGAAAACATAAACCTAGTGTCCGTATCCACAACACTTTCCACAAATACCCTCCTGGAAAAAACCGGCGCATCCGCCTCCCTAATCCTGATCGGCGACCACCCCCTGGAAAGGGAACTTGCCGCAGAGAATTATGTATTCATAGCCGGAGGACACGACCAAAACGGTGAAGAGTCGAGCCCCCTGGATATGAAAAAAGTGGAGGAATATATCAAAAAAGTGCAGAGCAACGTTTCAGTATTCGCAGTTTCTGGCTATTTTGGAACCCGTAATCCGGAACATGAACTTAAGGTAAAGGATAAAATTCTCAAACTTACCGGCAAACCTGTTGTATGCGGCCATGAGCTTTCCCAAGAACTCGGAGCTTATGAACGAGCTGTCACTGCCCTTCTCAATGCCCAGCTTATTCCTGTTACTACAAAATTCATCCGGTCAGTCATCCATGAAATCGAAAAGCTCGGAATACAGGAAAAAATGCTGATGTTGCGTTGTGATGGGTCTGTGGTCAATATAGAGGATGCTCTGCATCGGCCAATAGAAACTATTTTTTCCGGACCTGCAGCAAGTCTTGTGGGTGCTTCTTACCTGGCAGACCTGAATACCTGTGCCGTTATGGACGTTGGAGGCACAAGCACCGATGTTTCTGCTATCTACAAAGGACTACCGGAGTTAAAAGCAGAGGGGGCTACAGTTGGTGGCTGGAAGACAAGGGTCAAAGCAATCGACATGGAAACTTCTGCCATGGGAGGAGATAGTCACATATGGATTACTAAAAAGAGCATAAATATCGGACCCAGAAGAGTAATACCCCTCTGTGTGGCTGCTACACATCACCCACAACTTATGGAGATCCTGAGTAAGCAGGCACCTACCTTCCGTGTAATGGAAAATGAAAATTTCCAGCCAACCCGCTTTTTCATGAAGAATCAATCAGACCACCAGCATATTAATCCACAAGAGAAAGAAATCCTGGACTTACTGGATGAACAGCCAGTTTCCATACAAACTATTTCCCATCAACTAAATGGGATGCCTTCTGCAAATGTATTGGATTCCCTGATACAGAAAAGACTTGTCCAGGCAATAGGATTCACTCCGACAGATGCCCTGCATGTACTGGGAGATTATACCGAGTGGAATGTGGAAGCTTCTGAAAAAGGGGCTGAGATGCTTTCAAAACTTCTCAGGAAGAACAAGGTAGAGTTTTGTAAAAATATCAAAGAAATGTTTGCAAAAAATATGTCAAGAGAATTGATTCACTTCCTGCTACCAGATGTTGATGAAAAAGTTATCATGGACATACTTAACGGCAAATATCCGGCACGTTTGAATCTGGATATTCCTGTAGTCCTGGTTGGGGGACCTGTTAAGGCTTACGTGGATGAAATACAAAAAATATTGATCGCAGACATAAAGGTACCTGAAAGTTTCGAAGTTGGCAATGCGGTAGGAGCACTTATGGGAAAAGGGATCAAACGCGTGGATATTATGATCAGGCCACATTCCCTGCAACGACCCGAAGAGGATTTTCTTGTATTTGCACCCGGGCAAAGAAGGCAGTTTAAGAAATATGTGGATGCCCTGGATTTTGCAAGAAAGACCGGAGAAGATACTGTAAAAGCATACATGAACAAATGCCGTATAGATTCTGACAGGGTGAAAATCACATTTGAAAAGAAAACCGTGGTCCCGGACGGGTGGCATCACCCACCAATGGAAACACGCCTGATAGTGATGGGTGTAGGCACCCCAAACATCGGATAA